From [Flavobacterium] thermophilum:
TGACGTCCCAGAAATCGAGCAGCAAAAAGAAAACTTGGCCATCGTTGAACAATTGGAGCAGTTGGAGCAAAAAATCAATGAATGTATGAAAATAGTGAATTACTTATCAACCGCGCTCCACATAATGAAAGCAAATAAAAATTGGGCCGAAAACGTCGATATCGCGCTAGCTAATCTCGCAAGCGCGTTAAAAGAAAACGGTGATTGTATCGAAGAAATCCGTGAGTTAGAAAAATTGAAAGAAGAATATATCCAACAATATTTGCAACTGCATCATAAAGCGCGGCTAAATGCGACGGAAGAAAATAAGAAAAAAACGCTGTTAAATGACAAACGCTATCTGGCATTAAAAGAGTTAGCGTCAAGAATCGACTTATTGCCGCGTCAGGCATTAGATGAGTGGGTAAAAAACATTCAAGCGCTGAAGGTTTGCTATCAGTTAACTCGTGAACAGCTGGAGCATCAGCAAATTTGCCCGCATTGCAAGTTCAATCCGAACGACGAATTGATGGTACAGCGATATTCATTAGAACAATTAGAGGAGCGGCTGGATGATTTGTTAAATACATGGACCGAGACGCTGTTAACAAACTTTAACGATTCGATGGTGCAGGAAGGAATTTCGTTGTTAAGCGAAGAGCAACGACAACTCGTCCAAGAATTCATCAACAAAAAGCAATTTGATTTACCGATTAACATTGGCTTGTTGGAAATCATTAATGATTTGCTGAAAGGAATTCATAAAGAAGAGATTGATGTGGAACAGCTTGTCAAAATGATGGGAGACGGCAATCCGCTAACGATCAGTGAAGCACGAAAAAACTTCGAAATGTTAATGAAAGCGATTGTCGGCAACAACCAGCCGGAGCGCGTACGCATTATTGTGAAAAAATAGAAGGGGGAAACAACATTGGACGAAAAACAACTATCGCTTCTTGATGATCATGAACAAGCAGACAACGGTCCCGTTGTCTGCTTAGGCATGACATTTAAAAATGATGAAGAACGGCGCGAATACTTTCGTAACGAACTGCGCAAAAAACTGCCGGAACTAAAAAAAATCGAAGGATTTCCAATCGGGGATGATGAAGATATTATCGCACTATCTGACCCGCCGTACTACACCGCATGCCCGAATCCGTGGATTAACGATTTTATTGAAGAATGGGAACGGGAAAAGAAAGAAAAGTATGGTAGAGATGAGAATGAGGAGTATCATCGGGAGCCATTTGCGGCGGATGTGAGTGAGGGGAAGAATGATCCGATTTATAATGCTCACAGCTATCATACGAAAGTGCCCCATAAAGCGATTATGCGTTATATTTTGCATTACACGAATCCCGGAGATATCGTCTTTGATGGCTTTGCCGGCACGGGGATGACAGGAGTGGCTGCCCAGTTATGTGGAAATAGAAAAGAAGTTGAAGAATTAGGATACAAAGTAGAAGATAATGGGAATATATTTGAAGAAATTAATGGTGAATTACATTACGTTTCACAGTTAGGTACAAGGCATGCAATTGTAAGTGATATTTCACCTATTGCTACATTTATATCTTACAATTATAATAATTCAGCCAATATATCCAGATTTAAAGAAAAGTCAAATGAGATTATTAATAAACTTGAAGATGAATATGGTTGGATTTATACCACATTAAGAAAAGAGCATTCCAAAAAAGCTGAGGAATTATTAAAAAAGAATTTCTCCATTGATGCTTTAAAAGAATATATTAGACAAAATTCAACTTTATTTGCGAAAATTAATTATATTGTTTGGAGTGATATACTATACTGTCCTAATTGTTTAGAACAATTAACCTTTTGGGATATTTCTGTTGATCAAAAAACATATGCTCTTAAAGAAACTATGAGTTGTCCTTATTGTCAAGCGATAATATCAAAAAATAAAATGGAGAGGAGTTGGGAAACTATATACGATGAGGAAATTGACTCAACAATTAAGGTAATAAAAAGAGTACCTATATTAATAAATTATTCGATTGGTAACAAAAGATTTGAGAAAAAACCTGATGAATTTGATCATTTTATATTAAAGAAAATAAAAGAAATCAAAATACCTGCGCGATTTCCTACAGATAGAATTCCAAATGGAGATAAAACTCGTGAACCAATTAGATTGGGATTAACACATACCCATCACTTTTATACAAAAAGAAATCTGCTCAGTTTATCTTTACTTTGGGAAGAAAGTAATAAGGAGCCTCTATTAAAGCTAAGTTTAACTTCCATAATTATTAAAACAGCTAGTTTACTTCATAATATTGGTTTAAAGAAAGGGAAAATAAATTTAGCAGGTGCACTTCCTAATACTTTATATGTTCCTAGTAATTTGGCAGAAAGGAATATTTTTGAGCTATTACGTGGAAAAATTAACGATCTAGTCAATGCACAATTAGAAAGGTTAAATAAAAATAACATAGTTTCTTGTATCCCTTGTAGTGAAATAGAGAAAATGGGAAATCTTGAGTCATCTGTAGATTATATTTTTATTGATCCCCCTTTTGGAGCAAATTTAATGTATTCCGAGTTAAACTTTCTATGGGAATCTTGGTTAGGAGTAAAAACCAATAATACCCTTGAAGCAATTGAAAATAAAACTCAAAACAAGAAACTTAGTGATTATCATAAATTGATGACTGACGCTTTTAAAACATGCTACAAGCTGTTGAAACCTGGTAAATGGATGACCGTTGAATTTTCTAATACCAGAGCTAGTGTTTGGAATGTCATTCAAAATGCAATCCAAGAAGCTGGGTTTATTATTGCAAATGTATCCGCTCTTAATAAAGGGCAGGGAACTTTTAATTCGCAAACAAATCCAACATCTGTAAAACAAGATTTAGTTATTACAGCCTATAAACCATCTGTTAAGATAACAGATTTCATAAAAAACAATGGAGAAAATGAAAATATTGTATGGCTCTTTTTAGAGGAACATTTAAAAAAATTGCCTGTTTTTGTTGGAAGTAAAGGACAGGGTACCTTAATATTAGAACGCACACCACGCATTTTATTCGATCGTATGGTGGCGTATCACGTGCAAAACGGTTTGCCTGTTCCGATTTCATCGGCAGAGTTCCAGGCAAAAGTGGCACAGCGGTTCCCAATGCGTGACGGGATGGTATTTTTAGAAAGCCAAGTCGCAGAATATGACAAGAAACGGACGTTAGTAAAAGAATTTGTGCAAATGAGCTTGTTTGTAACGGATGAAACGAGCGCGATTGAATGGCTGCGCCAGCAGTTATTAAAGAAACCGCAAACGCGCCAAGATTTGCATCCAAACTTTATGAAAGAAATCCAGCATATTGCCAAACATGAGAAACTGCCAGAACTTGACGATTTGCTCGAGCAAAACTTCCTAAAATACGAAGGCGACGGGCCGGTGCCAGATCAAATCGCCAGCTATCTCCGTCGAAATTATAAAGATTTGCGTGGATTGGAAAACGATGATCCGCAGCTGAAAGAAAAAGCGATGAACCGCTGGTATGTGCCGGATCCGAACAAGCAGGCAGATTTAGAGAAATTGCGTGAGAAAGCGCTGCTTCGGGAGTTTGAAGGATACGTAGAAGAATTGAGCAAGAGCAAGAAAAAGTTGAAACAGTTCCGTACGGAAGCGATCCGCGCAGGATTTAAGAAGGCATGGAGCGAAAAAGATTACGAAACGATCGTGAAAGTCGGTGAACGTCTTCCGGAAAACGTTATTCAAGAGGATGATAAACTGTTAATGTATTACGATAATGCGCAAATCCGTTTAGGAATGTAATAGGAGAAAAAGCCTGGTTTTTACGGAAAAATCAGGCTTTTTCCCATTTCTGCTGGTATAATGGATTCATAGAAATTAGTAATTTTAGGTGATAACATGAAAACGTGGCGTGAGGAAGTACTGGAAAAATTTATTCATATCCCGTATTCGCTGCTGTTGGTAAATGATCCAGATTTCTTATTGAATGACGAACAAATTCTTCAACAATTAAGAAGCACTGGATACGAAGTAGTGCACTTTCACGACAGCATTTTCATACGCTACTTGTATGAAACTCAATTTCGTGAAAGAGTGGAACAAGACGAGTTAAGGCTACTTATTTATAGCAATGAAACGGAGGAAACATGTTTTCCATACGACTTTTTAC
This genomic window contains:
- a CDS encoding Adenine specific DNA methylase Mod encodes the protein MDEKQLSLLDDHEQADNGPVVCLGMTFKNDEERREYFRNELRKKLPELKKIEGFPIGDDEDIIALSDPPYYTACPNPWINDFIEEWEREKKEKYGRDENEEYHREPFAADVSEGKNDPIYNAHSYHTKVPHKAIMRYILHYTNPGDIVFDGFAGTGMTGVAAQLCGNRKEVEELGYKVEDNGNIFEEINGELHYVSQLGTRHAIVSDISPIATFISYNYNNSANISRFKEKSNEIINKLEDEYGWIYTTLRKEHSKKAEELLKKNFSIDALKEYIRQNSTLFAKINYIVWSDILYCPNCLEQLTFWDISVDQKTYALKETMSCPYCQAIISKNKMERSWETIYDEEIDSTIKVIKRVPILINYSIGNKRFEKKPDEFDHFILKKIKEIKIPARFPTDRIPNGDKTREPIRLGLTHTHHFYTKRNLLSLSLLWEESNKEPLLKLSLTSIIIKTASLLHNIGLKKGKINLAGALPNTLYVPSNLAERNIFELLRGKINDLVNAQLERLNKNNIVSCIPCSEIEKMGNLESSVDYIFIDPPFGANLMYSELNFLWESWLGVKTNNTLEAIENKTQNKKLSDYHKLMTDAFKTCYKLLKPGKWMTVEFSNTRASVWNVIQNAIQEAGFIIANVSALNKGQGTFNSQTNPTSVKQDLVITAYKPSVKITDFIKNNGENENIVWLFLEEHLKKLPVFVGSKGQGTLILERTPRILFDRMVAYHVQNGLPVPISSAEFQAKVAQRFPMRDGMVFLESQVAEYDKKRTLVKEFVQMSLFVTDETSAIEWLRQQLLKKPQTRQDLHPNFMKEIQHIAKHEKLPELDDLLEQNFLKYEGDGPVPDQIASYLRRNYKDLRGLENDDPQLKEKAMNRWYVPDPNKQADLEKLREKALLREFEGYVEELSKSKKKLKQFRTEAIRAGFKKAWSEKDYETIVKVGERLPENVIQEDDKLLMYYDNAQIRLGM